The following proteins are co-located in the Vigna angularis cultivar LongXiaoDou No.4 chromosome 2, ASM1680809v1, whole genome shotgun sequence genome:
- the LOC108328498 gene encoding uncharacterized protein LOC108328498 has product MGCTYSVYRKKKTNFPEVVVFVPSTRIPVQSDLQRVLKGVIPRDLVDKLTSLRNQILLVAEDTGGSAITELRRALNEYLSLLIGLTKKEYGLEGLIDFKWKHLEDGKQDSSVANTWFEVLSAVHLMAMLTLSEADSMMIPKDSSGSGFRVVSSDSKREAIDLLLKASGYLEFCLRDILTRIPPEVRNTFPHDLQEGVLEAIAIQTLGQGTEIQLGLAVECQKATLSVKRRLACEQLIYFSQAYHCLLGCNTNQGSGRKHLRFIKWKFLEAKAAAYYYHGLILDKGNESNSSIGAVSCFLAAEELLAESKKASLSFCLAAPVTRVPPLWGAMKFLHQKIPEVASRKSQMYGYLWEQEKGLQSLPDLPEFQLSLRPDDYELPEIDPAWDSRNWESLGQPLKEHLIDSDENPTD; this is encoded by the exons ATGGGGTGCACTTACTCTGTGTATAGGAAAAAAAAGACAAACTTTCCTGAAGTGGTGGTGTTTGTTCCATCAACAAGAATTCCGGTGCAATCTGATCTTCAAAGGGTGCTTAAGGGTGTAATTCCACGGGATCTTGTTGATAAATTGACCTCACTAAGGAATCAGATATTGTTGGTAGCAGAGGATACTG GTGGGTCAGCTATAACTGAATTGCGGCGAGCTTTGAATGAGTACTTGTCTCTTCTGATTGGACTTACAAAGAAAG AGTATGGTCTCGAAGGACTAATAGATTTCAAATGGAAACATTTAGAAGATGGGAAACAA GATAGCAGTGTAGCAAATACCTGGTTTGAGGTGCTCTCTGCAGTGCACCTTATGGCTATGCTCACACTGTCTGAGGCTGACTCAATGATGATTCCAAAGGACTCGTCAGGCTCTGGATTCAGGGTTGTATCTTCAG ATAGCAAGAGGGAAGCAATTGATTTGTTGCTGAAGGCCTCAGGATACCTGGAATTCTGTTTAAGGGATATTCTTACTCGGATACCTCCTGAAGTCAG GAATACTTTTCCCCACGACTTACAGGAGGGTGTGTTGGAGGCTATTGCTATTCAAACACTTGGCCAG GGAACTGAGATTCAACTTGGTCTTGCTGTGGAATGTCAGAAGGCAACTTTGTCTGTGAAGAGGAGATTGGCATGTGAACAGCTGATATACTTTAGTCAG GCTTATCACTGCTTGTTAGGATGCAACACCAACCAAGGGAGTGGAAGAAAGCATCTCCGATTCATCAAATGGAAATTCCTTGAAGCCAAG GCTGCAGCCTACTACTACCATGGTCTGATCCTTGACAAGGGTAATGAATCAAACAGTTCCATTGGTGCTGTGTCTTGTTTTCTTGCTGCAGAAGAGCTTCTGGCTGAAAGCAAGAAGGCCAGCTTAAGCTTTTGCCTTGCAGCTCCAGTTACAAG GGTTCCTCCACTCTGGGGTGCTATGAAATTTTTACACCAGAAAATTCCTGAAGTTGCATCAAGGAAGTCTCAGATGTATGGCTACCTCTGGGAGCAAGAGAA GGGTCTCCAATCATTGCCAGATCTTCCTGAGTTCCAATTATCATTACGTCCAGATGACTATGAACTGCCTGAAATTGATCCAGCATGGGATAGTAGAAACTGGGAATCTCTAGGACAGCCATTGAAGGAGCACCTTATAGATAGTGATGAGAATCCAACTGATTGA